The window CTAGCGACACCGCTAAATTCTTCTGATTTTAGCTTATCTTTGATCCGTAACCTTCCTGCCTACCGTGAGGGTTTAGCACCTCTACGTCGCGGATTAGAAGTAGGTATGGCTCACGGCTACTTCCTATATGGGCCTTTTTTAGTTTTAGGCCCTTTAAGAAATACTGAACATGCAGATATAGCAGCGTTACTATCATCTTTTGGTCTAGTAACTATCTTAACTGTCTGTCTATCCTTGTACTCTAATGCTATGGGTGGTCAGCCAACAGAAACTATCACAACTGGCAAAATACCTACTGCTTTTGCTTCCAAAGAAGGTTGGAGTGATTTTACTACAGGTTTCTTCATCGGTGGCGGCGGTGGAGCATTTTTTGCTTACTTCCTGCTGTCTACAGTTTACTTGGGAGGCATTAAAGGCTTAATTGGTCTTTAAATTGCTTACAGCCGTTTTCATTTGAATAGACTACGTTCTCTTGAAGCAGTCGCTCATGAGGGAAACCCCCAAGACCGCGCTGCTTCGCTTTTAATGAGTTAGTTCGTAGCTTTTAGCTTTTAGCTTTTAGCTCTTAGCTTTATTGATCGCCTTAGAGCCTAGAGGTAACTCTGGGCTTTATTATTATTTATATGGGCATTCAGCAGTTATTTATGTTGAGGGCTAAGTATATTCTTTAAATATTCTTTAAAGTAAGTGATAAGTAGTTATTTGAGAACAACAATGAACTTTTTGTCTATTAAAGCGTTGAAAACGCAGACGAACCGATTAAAATCAGCTTTATTTACCCTATTATTAGTGGTAACAATATTCTGTGTTGCCACACCAGCGATCGCCACAGGATTATTCGATCTACCTAATTTTGATGCGGAATTGTGGGTGGTAGATACTGCCGATGCTATTAGTAGCGTTAATCAAAACAAGTTAAGCAAGACTTTTAAAGACTTGGCTAGTGAGACAGGTCAAGAAGTGAGAATGGTCGCAATTCGCCGTTTAGACTACGGTGAGACGGT is drawn from Pleurocapsa minor HA4230-MV1 and contains these coding sequences:
- a CDS encoding photosystem I reaction center subunit XI, producing MNEYNAIQPAGDPQIGNLATPLNSSDFSLSLIRNLPAYREGLAPLRRGLEVGMAHGYFLYGPFLVLGPLRNTEHADIAALLSSFGLVTILTVCLSLYSNAMGGQPTETITTGKIPTAFASKEGWSDFTTGFFIGGGGGAFFAYFLLSTVYLGGIKGLIGL